One Ahaetulla prasina isolate Xishuangbanna chromosome 1, ASM2864084v1, whole genome shotgun sequence DNA window includes the following coding sequences:
- the LAMP5 gene encoding lysosome-associated membrane glycoprotein 5 encodes MERRRCETPGGIPRLQGLLLLFHALAGGLAEQEVENLSGLSPNPEKAIFVVRENGTTCLMAEFAAKLVVPYEIWASNFVDMITEQAYIPLSRGAEERGKCSSNESELHISWLNRAYTLSLYFVKETRNRSSGSEAWWKMSKVQFVYDSSESTYFKGAVNPGKHTVVTRHLSALVTPAGKSYECQAQQTITLNSGDHQKSVVLLLSEVRLQPFDISSDFVFSEEHKCPVDQREQLEETLPLILGLILGLVIVVTLGVYHIHLKMTANQVQIPRDRSEYKHMG; translated from the exons ATGGAGCGGAGAAGGTGCGAAACCCCGGGAGGCATCCCGCGACTGCAGGGGCTGCTTTTGCTTTTCC ATGCATTAGCTGGTGGGCTGGCAGAACAAGAAGTGGAAAACCTTTCGGGCTTATCTCCAAATCCCGAGAAGGCTATTTTTGTAGTTCGGGAAAACGGAACAACCTGCCTCATGGCGGAATTCGCTGCGAAATTAGTCGTCCCCTACGAGATCTGGGCCAGTAATTTTGTTGAT ATGATCACCGAGCAAGCCTATATCCCGCTTTCCCGCGGAGCAGAGGAGCGAGGCAAATGCAGCAGCAACGAATCCGAGCTCCACATCTCGTGGCTCAACAGAGCTTACACCCTCAGCCTTTATTTTGTCAAG GAGACGCGTAACCGAAGTTCTGGCTCCGAGGCCTGGTGGAAAATGAGCAAAGTCCAGTTCGTTTACGACAGCAGCGAAAGCACCTACTTCAAAGGCGCCGTGAACC CGGGGAAACACACGGTCGTAACACGTCACCTCTCTGCTTTAGTCACCCCAGCTGGGAAGTCTTATGAATGTCAAGCTCAGCAGACAATCACCTTAAACTCCGGTGACCACCAAAAATCAGTTGTTCTCTTGCTGTCAGAGGTCCGCCTCCAGCCCTTCGACATCAGCTCTGATTTTGTTTTCAGTGAAG AACATAAATGTCCAGTGGATCAAAGAGAACAATTAGAAGAAACCCTGCCTCTCATATTGGGCTTGATCTTGGGCTTGGTGATTGTGGTAACCCTCGGTGTTTATCACATCCATCTCAAAATGACAGCCAACCAAGTCCAAATTCCACGGGACAGATCGGAGTATAAACATATGGGATAG